One segment of Campylobacter hominis ATCC BAA-381 DNA contains the following:
- a CDS encoding class I SAM-dependent methyltransferase, whose protein sequence is MQNIEKSYDEVPYNSKVFKCSMPENSALAAIIFGLKTPKIENARVLELACSMGGNIIPFALNHPNASVVGVDLSSKQIAKAKEIIKKLELKNIKFEVKNIKDIDKSFGEFDYIIAHGVYSWVSDDIKDAILRIFSECLSENGVAYLSYNCYPGWKGKEILRDITLFRNEGKEISADESILNFKDTLKYLKNNATGMVKNVVDNNFDNIINKPRDYLIHEYMEGFNQPNYLYEVVRDAKNKGLEYLCEANFKNDIFLPINDSLKDALEKECGKNRVKIQQFIDFITNRTFRRTLFVKDNFAKNMSSEANLKFETIDELFLSGKFSYDFAKQSYKNLENNMFMPRGMGELLESLNEIYPSNLKIGDFMSDFKKVHDKEEISAMYKNIGYSIFANLIEANLCKMKFLAPNLEKPKIKDSHIKLLEFLKEDENTIGFFIPKYDNIGLNKEIDYEILPKFNGKNSKNDLVKELINFEKNGKFHFVIEEKIVKNEKKIEQMAEKYINDKINMLSVYGLLV, encoded by the coding sequence ATGCAAAATATAGAAAAATCATATGATGAAGTTCCTTATAATTCTAAAGTTTTTAAATGTTCAATGCCTGAAAATTCAGCACTGGCGGCTATTATTTTCGGACTTAAAACGCCAAAAATTGAAAACGCAAGAGTTCTTGAGCTTGCCTGCTCAATGGGCGGTAATATAATTCCGTTTGCGCTAAATCATCCAAATGCCAGCGTAGTCGGAGTCGATCTTAGTTCAAAACAAATCGCGAAAGCCAAAGAAATAATCAAAAAGCTTGAACTAAAAAATATAAAATTTGAAGTTAAAAATATCAAAGATATTGATAAAAGTTTCGGCGAGTTTGATTATATTATAGCTCACGGCGTTTATAGTTGGGTAAGTGACGATATAAAAGATGCGATTTTACGAATTTTCAGTGAATGTTTAAGCGAAAACGGTGTTGCGTATCTTTCATATAATTGCTATCCCGGCTGGAAAGGTAAGGAAATACTTCGCGATATTACGCTTTTTAGAAATGAAGGTAAAGAAATTTCAGCTGATGAGAGTATATTAAATTTCAAAGATACATTAAAGTATCTTAAAAACAATGCAACAGGTATGGTAAAAAATGTCGTGGATAACAATTTTGATAATATAATAAATAAGCCTAGAGATTATTTGATACACGAATATATGGAAGGTTTCAATCAACCGAATTATCTTTATGAAGTCGTGCGCGATGCGAAAAATAAAGGACTTGAATATCTTTGCGAGGCAAATTTTAAAAATGATATATTTTTGCCTATAAATGATTCTTTAAAAGATGCACTTGAAAAAGAGTGCGGCAAAAACCGCGTAAAAATTCAACAATTCATCGATTTTATAACAAATAGAACTTTCAGACGCACACTTTTTGTAAAAGATAATTTTGCAAAAAATATGAGCAGTGAAGCGAATTTGAAATTTGAAACGATTGACGAGCTGTTTTTAAGCGGTAAATTCAGCTACGACTTTGCGAAACAAAGCTATAAAAATCTTGAAAACAATATGTTTATGCCGCGCGGAATGGGCGAGCTTTTAGAGAGTTTAAACGAAATTTACCCATCAAATTTAAAAATCGGCGATTTTATGAGTGATTTTAAAAAAGTTCATGATAAAGAAGAAATTTCCGCGATGTATAAAAATATCGGCTATAGCATTTTTGCTAATTTAATCGAGGCAAATCTTTGCAAGATGAAATTTCTAGCGCCAAATTTGGAAAAACCTAAGATTAAGGATTCTCATATAAAACTTTTGGAATTTTTAAAAGAAGATGAAAACACAATTGGCTTTTTTATTCCGAAATATGATAATATAGGGCTGAATAAAGAAATTGATTATGAAATTTTACCGAAGTTTAACGGTAAAAATTCTAAAAACGATTTGGTAAAAGAACTTATCAATTTTGAGAAAAACGGAAAATTTCACTTTGTGATTGAAGAAAAAATTGTAAAAAATGAGAAAAAAATAGAGCAAATGGCTGAAAAGTATATAAATGACAAAATAAATATGCTTAGTGTTTACGGACTTTTAGTATAG